One Alicyclobacillus acidoterrestris DNA window includes the following coding sequences:
- a CDS encoding DMT family transporter, with protein MKSNVTTNRQTAQPVILISLFIGLLAVSFSAIFIEWSSAPSAVIGMYRLWMSVLLFLPFALKRWSEFLKLTLRDVFLVCLSGIFLGLHFLFWIQSLKETSVASSMIIISLEPIFVLIGSVAIFHQKVTKTGILCMLCAIVGCVVVASADFGKGGEHLWGDMLSLIGTLAVSLYMLTGQKVRGTVSGTTYNVLVFFVAGLVLFLFNIATKTPLWHYSGRNWLMFALLAVISTVLGHGLFNWLLDTVSATTISMTILGEPVGAIVLAYLLLGQPVVLLQGVGGVLCLIGVFWFLRTNPSHQPNNEENPPSQEANAADGRDRPEGFDASGA; from the coding sequence TTGAAATCGAACGTGACGACAAACCGGCAGACCGCACAGCCTGTCATCCTTATATCCTTGTTCATCGGGCTACTCGCCGTGTCGTTTTCCGCCATCTTTATTGAGTGGTCCAGTGCGCCATCCGCCGTCATCGGCATGTATCGGCTGTGGATGTCGGTCCTTTTGTTCCTGCCGTTTGCGCTGAAACGATGGTCCGAGTTTCTGAAACTAACCTTGCGCGACGTGTTCCTCGTCTGCCTATCGGGCATTTTTTTGGGGCTGCACTTTCTCTTCTGGATCCAATCTCTGAAAGAGACGTCTGTCGCCTCATCGATGATTATCATTTCGCTCGAACCGATTTTTGTCCTGATCGGATCCGTCGCAATCTTTCATCAAAAGGTGACAAAGACGGGGATACTCTGCATGCTGTGCGCCATCGTCGGCTGCGTTGTGGTCGCGTCGGCCGATTTTGGCAAGGGCGGCGAACACTTGTGGGGAGATATGCTGTCTCTCATCGGCACACTAGCCGTCTCTCTGTATATGCTGACAGGACAAAAAGTGAGAGGAACGGTCTCGGGCACGACGTACAACGTCCTCGTCTTCTTTGTAGCAGGCCTTGTTCTATTTCTGTTCAACATCGCTACCAAAACGCCGCTTTGGCATTACAGCGGCCGCAACTGGTTGATGTTCGCACTGTTGGCCGTCATCTCCACGGTACTGGGTCACGGCCTGTTTAACTGGCTGCTCGACACAGTGTCCGCGACGACCATCAGCATGACCATCTTGGGCGAGCCGGTTGGCGCAATTGTCCTCGCCTATCTCCTACTGGGCCAACCGGTCGTCCTGCTCCAAGGTGTTGGAGGCGTCCTCTGCCTCATTGGGGTCTTTTGGTTCCTGCGAACAAATCCGTCACACCAACCCAATAATGAAGAAAATCCACCCAGCCAGGAAGCAAACGCCGCCGATGGGCGTGATCGGCCCGAAGGCTTTGATGCCAG
- a CDS encoding trans-sulfuration enzyme family protein yields the protein MKIETRLAQIGNGSDPATGAISAPIYHSTTFAHPALGESTGYDYTRTLNPTRRLLEDAIADLEGGARGFAFASGMAAVHAVLTLFQPGDHIIVSNDLYGGTYRVLEQILRPLGITATYVHTGHLEEIEAAATDATKGLFIETPTNPTMQISDIEACSKLAQSRGWLTMVDNTFMTPFFQRPIDLGADIVIHSATKYLGGHNDVLAGLVVTATPELGERIYFVQNSIGAVLGPQDAWLLVRGLKTLALRMERHMQNAYAIAGWLDARDDVPKVYYPGLDNHPGRDVCARQASGFGGMVSFDVIDARMVPFILEHLKLITFAESLGGVESLMTYPARQTHFDIPEDIRNAIGVTDRLLRLSVGIEHIGDLIDDLAEALDYARDRVLSGARL from the coding sequence ATGAAAATTGAGACGCGTCTAGCGCAAATTGGCAACGGGTCTGACCCGGCAACGGGCGCCATTTCGGCTCCCATTTATCACTCGACGACATTTGCTCATCCGGCGCTCGGCGAGAGTACCGGGTATGACTATACGCGTACGCTCAACCCGACGCGCAGATTGTTGGAGGACGCCATCGCGGACTTGGAAGGCGGTGCGAGAGGATTTGCATTTGCCTCCGGCATGGCTGCTGTCCACGCTGTGTTGACGCTGTTTCAACCTGGAGATCACATCATTGTCTCGAACGATCTGTACGGCGGCACGTACCGTGTGCTTGAGCAGATTTTGCGGCCACTCGGTATCACCGCGACCTATGTACATACGGGTCACCTCGAGGAGATTGAAGCAGCGGCAACGGATGCGACAAAAGGCTTGTTTATTGAGACGCCGACGAATCCGACGATGCAGATTTCCGATATTGAAGCTTGTTCCAAGCTCGCGCAGTCGCGAGGTTGGCTGACGATGGTCGACAATACGTTCATGACGCCGTTTTTCCAGCGGCCCATCGACTTGGGGGCAGACATCGTCATTCACTCCGCCACGAAGTATCTAGGTGGCCACAACGACGTATTGGCAGGGCTGGTCGTGACAGCCACGCCGGAATTGGGCGAGCGCATTTACTTTGTGCAAAACTCGATTGGCGCGGTTCTCGGCCCACAAGACGCTTGGCTGCTCGTGCGCGGCTTGAAGACGTTGGCGCTGCGGATGGAGCGACACATGCAAAACGCGTATGCCATCGCGGGGTGGCTCGACGCGCGAGATGACGTGCCCAAGGTTTACTACCCCGGACTCGACAACCATCCTGGCCGCGACGTGTGTGCGCGCCAGGCGTCTGGATTTGGCGGCATGGTGTCGTTTGACGTCATTGATGCCCGGATGGTGCCATTTATCTTGGAGCATCTGAAGCTGATTACATTCGCCGAGAGCCTCGGCGGCGTTGAGTCGCTGATGACGTACCCTGCGCGGCAAACGCACTTCGATATCCCAGAGGACATCCGCAACGCCATTGGCGTGACGGATAGGCTGCTGCGATTGTCTG